The proteins below come from a single Erythrobacter sp. SG61-1L genomic window:
- a CDS encoding serine hydrolase domain-containing protein translates to MAKVWQERLDTLREVILADIARGDYYGLVLTVGRGGEKLFEEALGAQDAAGERPLRLDNVFSIFSTTKAFTNILILKAIEEGRFALTTKVRDVLPEFTGKPREEATFYHLLTHTAGMPGVWTPKPGMYLDRLSELYEATIEAVHGAVEPGSRCDYSPLVNHVLMGMALVRTDPKGRDYQTLLYEDLFAPLKMDSTSMGLRADLKDRHVRPDMRGTVPIKHLSRNIEGDHALFEDPATESPHVGCASTSGDLYRFAEMLRRGGELDGVRILSPRMIAVARQVHTGEMPNELYKAAHLRAGWQVAPAYMGLGFNVRGTAIVNHQLGTLTSPQTYGNYGAGSTLFWVDPELDVSFAATSAGVMTQTANIERFQKLSDMIVSAML, encoded by the coding sequence ATGGCAAAAGTCTGGCAGGAACGGCTCGACACACTGCGCGAGGTCATCCTCGCGGATATTGCGCGCGGGGATTATTATGGGCTGGTGCTCACCGTCGGGCGCGGCGGGGAGAAACTGTTCGAGGAAGCGCTGGGCGCGCAGGACGCAGCGGGCGAACGGCCCTTGCGGCTGGATAATGTCTTCTCCATCTTCTCCACCACCAAGGCCTTCACCAACATCCTGATCCTCAAGGCAATCGAGGAAGGCCGTTTCGCGCTGACCACCAAGGTGCGCGACGTGCTGCCGGAATTCACCGGCAAGCCTCGCGAGGAAGCCACTTTCTATCATCTGCTAACCCACACGGCTGGCATGCCCGGCGTGTGGACGCCCAAGCCGGGCATGTATCTCGACCGTTTGTCGGAACTCTACGAGGCGACAATCGAGGCCGTGCATGGCGCGGTAGAGCCAGGCAGCCGCTGCGACTATTCGCCGCTGGTCAATCATGTGCTGATGGGCATGGCGCTCGTCCGCACGGACCCCAAGGGGCGCGATTATCAGACGCTGCTCTATGAAGACCTGTTTGCTCCGCTGAAGATGGACAGCACCTCCATGGGGCTTCGGGCCGACCTGAAGGACCGGCACGTCCGCCCGGATATGCGCGGCACGGTGCCGATCAAGCATCTGTCCCGCAATATCGAAGGCGACCACGCCCTGTTCGAAGACCCGGCGACCGAATCCCCGCATGTCGGCTGTGCGTCGACTTCCGGCGATCTCTATCGCTTTGCCGAGATGCTCCGCCGGGGCGGGGAACTGGACGGCGTACGCATCCTCTCCCCCCGCATGATCGCGGTGGCGCGGCAAGTGCATACGGGCGAGATGCCGAACGAACTGTACAAGGCCGCCCATCTGCGCGCCGGCTGGCAGGTCGCGCCTGCCTATATGGGGCTGGGCTTCAACGTGCGCGGTACGGCCATCGTGAACCACCAGCTGGGCACGCTCACTTCGCCGCAGACTTACGGCAATTACGGCGCGGGCAGCACTTTGTTCTGGGTCGATCCGGAGCTGGACGTCAGCTTCGCCGCAACCAGCGCCGGGGTGATGACGCAAACGGCCAATATCGAACGCTTCCAGAAGCTGTCCGACATGATCGTGTCGGCCATGCTCTGA
- a CDS encoding carboxymuconolactone decarboxylase family protein — protein sequence MDKELFDKGMQIRREVLGDAYVDRALSKSGPFNDPLQELVTTYCWGWTWGREGLPRRDRSLINLAMISVLNRGHELKAHIRGALNNGLSKEEIREVLLQVGIYAGIPATVDSFRIANEAFAEIEAEQAS from the coding sequence ATGGACAAGGAACTTTTCGACAAGGGCATGCAAATCCGCCGCGAGGTGCTGGGCGATGCCTATGTCGACCGGGCACTGTCGAAGAGCGGGCCGTTCAACGATCCGCTGCAGGAACTGGTGACCACCTATTGCTGGGGCTGGACCTGGGGGCGGGAAGGCCTGCCGCGCCGCGACCGTTCGCTGATCAATCTCGCGATGATCTCCGTGCTCAATCGCGGCCACGAGCTGAAGGCCCATATTCGCGGCGCGCTCAATAACGGTCTCTCCAAAGAGGAGATCCGCGAAGTGCTGCTGCAGGTGGGCATCTATGCCGGCATCCCGGCCACGGTGGACAGCTTCCGCATCGCCAATGAGGCTTTTGCCGAAATCGAAGCGGAACAGGCATCGTGA
- a CDS encoding SDR family oxidoreductase, protein MKFAGRPILISGAGRGLGEGIAKHLAAEGAIVGVADINQASAHKVVDEIRAAGGAAHAYGGDLGQRAQFFGVAEAFRYDAGPLRAVINNASVLVYEPIEDVTEETLELMLSAGLKSVFWGVQAFLAYRDEEASGNILNYSSPVAYRGRPNTGAYTTIKAGIAGLTKVLAGELGPRGIRVNAIAPGSVPTPATDGFVTPEQYAQRANNIPLRRNGTPEDVARAAAFILSDEADFVNGAMLAIDGGIIAAG, encoded by the coding sequence ATGAAGTTCGCAGGCCGTCCCATCCTTATTTCCGGCGCCGGGCGCGGCCTTGGCGAAGGGATCGCGAAGCATCTTGCCGCCGAAGGCGCCATTGTGGGCGTGGCGGATATCAACCAGGCTTCCGCTCACAAGGTGGTGGATGAAATCCGCGCCGCCGGGGGCGCAGCACACGCCTATGGCGGGGACCTGGGCCAGCGGGCGCAGTTCTTCGGCGTGGCGGAAGCCTTTCGCTACGATGCCGGGCCGCTGCGCGCGGTGATCAACAATGCTTCCGTGCTGGTCTACGAACCGATCGAGGACGTGACCGAGGAAACGCTCGAGCTGATGCTGTCCGCCGGGCTGAAATCGGTGTTTTGGGGCGTGCAGGCCTTCCTCGCCTATCGGGATGAGGAAGCGAGCGGAAACATCCTCAATTACTCGTCACCCGTTGCCTATCGCGGGCGGCCGAATACCGGGGCCTATACCACCATCAAGGCCGGGATCGCCGGGCTGACCAAGGTGCTGGCGGGCGAATTGGGCCCGCGCGGCATCCGGGTGAACGCCATCGCGCCGGGCAGCGTGCCGACCCCGGCGACGGATGGCTTCGTCACCCCCGAACAATATGCCCAGCGGGCCAACAACATCCCCCTGCGCCGCAACGGTACGCCGGAGGATGTGGCCCGAGCGGCGGCCTTCATCCTCTCCGACGAGGCGGATTTCGTGAATGGGGCAATGCTGGCCATCGATGGCGGCATCATCGCGGCGGGGTGA
- a CDS encoding FAD-dependent monooxygenase, with protein MYDYDVIIVGGGPTGFVTALGLAQAGVKVCVVEQEEAIIDSPRAAVYHWSVLDGLERLGIREEAEQVGFPKQDYLWLVKKTGEKIRYDLSVLAGHTAFPYNIHLGQDRLAAIARDRLEALPNAEIRFATGMITLAQDADGVRVAVEGPEGVEYLSCAYVVGADGAGSLVRKTLNLGFEGMTWPERFVATNVYHDFESANYGLTTMVIDEEWGAVIVKIDEEGLWRCTYMEDAALPERDYLQRLNGAYGHLLVGEGGYKLDRAAPYKMHQRAADSFRKGRVVLAGDAAHVTNPTGGYGLTTGLFDAYALWPTLAAIVLDGADPALLDIYAEDRRRVFLERTSPRAVANKQLVFHACGGGAALEAALGGLRAMSSDADARLNGLWFVKTLETPSPVEA; from the coding sequence ATGTACGATTATGACGTGATTATCGTGGGCGGCGGCCCCACCGGTTTCGTCACTGCGCTGGGCCTTGCGCAGGCCGGGGTGAAGGTCTGCGTGGTGGAGCAGGAAGAAGCCATCATCGATAGCCCGCGCGCGGCCGTCTACCACTGGTCGGTGCTCGACGGGCTGGAGCGGCTGGGCATACGCGAGGAAGCGGAACAGGTCGGCTTTCCCAAGCAGGACTATCTCTGGCTGGTGAAGAAGACGGGCGAGAAAATCCGCTACGATCTCTCCGTGCTCGCCGGGCACACCGCCTTTCCCTACAACATCCATCTGGGGCAGGATCGGCTGGCCGCCATCGCGCGGGACCGGCTGGAGGCACTGCCCAATGCCGAAATCCGCTTCGCCACCGGCATGATCACCCTGGCGCAGGATGCCGATGGCGTGCGCGTGGCAGTGGAAGGTCCGGAAGGCGTGGAATACCTTTCCTGCGCCTATGTCGTCGGGGCGGACGGGGCAGGCAGCCTTGTGCGCAAGACGCTGAACCTGGGCTTTGAAGGCATGACCTGGCCGGAGCGGTTCGTGGCCACCAATGTCTATCACGACTTCGAAAGCGCGAATTACGGCCTCACCACCATGGTGATTGACGAGGAATGGGGCGCGGTGATCGTGAAGATCGACGAGGAAGGGCTGTGGCGCTGCACCTATATGGAGGACGCCGCCTTGCCGGAGCGGGATTATTTGCAGCGCCTGAACGGAGCCTACGGGCACCTGCTGGTGGGAGAAGGGGGCTACAAGCTGGACCGGGCCGCCCCCTACAAGATGCATCAGCGCGCGGCGGACAGCTTCCGCAAGGGCCGGGTGGTATTGGCGGGCGATGCCGCTCACGTCACTAACCCCACAGGCGGTTATGGCCTGACCACCGGCCTGTTCGATGCCTATGCCCTGTGGCCCACGCTGGCCGCCATCGTGCTTGATGGAGCCGACCCGGCGCTGCTGGATATTTATGCGGAAGACCGGCGCCGCGTGTTCCTTGAACGCACATCGCCCCGCGCGGTGGCGAACAAGCAGCTTGTCTTCCACGCCTGTGGCGGGGGTGCTGCGCTGGAGGCTGCACTGGGCGGATTGCGCGCCATGAGCAGCGATGCCGATGCCCGCCTGAACGGCCTGTGGTTCGTCAAGACGCTGGAGACACCTTCACCCGTGGAGGCGTGA
- a CDS encoding serine hydrolase domain-containing protein, whose amino-acid sequence MPVAQAQLDETIEARGGTYRLRGRYNSEFSGVAEAFIENFRVEEELGAATSVVRDGETVVDLWGGWAREDRSQEWGEHSTVCMMSVAKGVTGIAFNMLVDRGLVDIDKPVAHYWPEFAQNGKEDILVRWCLDHRAAIPVLTTDTMYPGGFFDYPAYIRALEVQEPLWQPGTRAAYHVHNQGFLLGEIMRRVTGMTVGPFLRQNVTGPLHAEYCIGGMSDEEQSHVAEVLPNTKARLFAAKDQTVPPKPSTPEGWQDGATLRSFAFLQNPSEPWHTTMNSPIWRTCEIASGSGHGNPRGVARIYGAAVGEVGGVSLLSTEALEAMLVEQHNQIELLQDRPYHQALGVLLNTPEAVYMGPNPRSFGHHGLGGSIGFGDPDAKFGFSYCCNQMHSVGDNGPRARRLIDAVYAAIG is encoded by the coding sequence ATGCCAGTGGCGCAGGCCCAGTTAGACGAAACCATCGAAGCGCGTGGCGGCACCTATCGCCTGCGCGGCCGTTACAATTCCGAATTCAGCGGAGTGGCCGAAGCCTTCATCGAGAATTTCCGGGTCGAGGAAGAACTCGGCGCTGCCACCAGCGTGGTGCGCGATGGCGAGACAGTGGTCGACCTGTGGGGCGGCTGGGCGCGCGAGGATCGCTCTCAGGAATGGGGCGAGCATTCCACCGTCTGCATGATGAGCGTGGCCAAGGGCGTGACCGGCATTGCCTTCAACATGCTGGTGGACCGGGGGCTGGTGGATATCGACAAGCCGGTCGCCCATTACTGGCCTGAATTCGCGCAGAACGGCAAAGAGGATATTCTGGTGCGCTGGTGCCTCGATCACCGCGCGGCGATCCCCGTGCTGACCACCGACACGATGTATCCGGGCGGGTTCTTCGATTACCCGGCCTATATCCGCGCGCTGGAAGTGCAGGAGCCACTGTGGCAGCCGGGCACCCGCGCGGCCTATCACGTGCATAATCAGGGCTTCCTGCTGGGCGAAATCATGCGCCGAGTCACGGGCATGACCGTCGGCCCCTTCCTGCGCCAGAATGTCACCGGGCCGCTCCATGCCGAATATTGCATCGGAGGGATGAGCGACGAAGAACAGTCCCACGTCGCCGAAGTGCTGCCCAACACCAAGGCGCGGCTGTTCGCGGCCAAGGACCAGACCGTGCCGCCCAAGCCCAGCACGCCGGAAGGCTGGCAGGACGGGGCCACCCTGCGCAGCTTCGCCTTCCTGCAGAACCCCAGCGAGCCGTGGCATACCACGATGAATTCGCCGATCTGGCGCACCTGCGAGATCGCCAGCGGTTCCGGCCATGGCAATCCGCGCGGCGTGGCGCGCATCTATGGCGCCGCCGTGGGCGAGGTCGGCGGGGTCAGCCTGCTGTCGACGGAAGCGCTGGAGGCGATGCTCGTCGAGCAGCACAACCAGATCGAACTGTTGCAGGACCGGCCCTATCATCAGGCGCTGGGCGTTCTGCTGAACACGCCAGAGGCGGTCTATATGGGCCCCAATCCGCGCAGTTTCGGCCATCATGGCCTGGGCGGTTCGATCGGCTTCGGCGATCCGGATGCGAAGTTCGGCTTCTCCTATTGCTGCAACCAGATGCACAGCGTGGGCGACAATGGCCCGCGTGCAAGGCGCCTGATCGACGCGGTCTACGCGGCGATCGGCTGA
- a CDS encoding NAD(P)/FAD-dependent oxidoreductase has translation MSDADIIAIGSGHNGLVAAAYLAVAGKKVLVLERNDWFGGGVVTRELTRPGFRHDQHSMSHIFIQGNPLLLNDDLGLKSKYGLRYVFPDVPMMSVWEDGATLPLHRDPAKSAEAIRKFSHKDAETFLEMSRQAAQWLPMIQAGLYSPPMPLGAQTAMMDQSAEGREIMRTMAVSTFDLMEELFEHDKVKAHFGRVAGENLVSPDEKATGIGAYVFLGFLEKFGFGVPVGGSGSLTAALIACIEDHGGKVLNNSQVREIVTDGTRATGVVLDDGSRLSAKDGIIGAIHPHILPDLVAALPAHVAKNAKRTHITDAACFTVHAALDAPMKFKAKNSEGGDISAVMYELMPARYEDMRRAFDELRYGNFSPTPLVGVGQLTQHDPSRAPEGKAIFHAWDYVPYTRKDGRNWDEAKGEFAEKMIRRMGDFIENVPDVVLDYHCDSPVDMERTSPSFFRGDLHGIATTTYQSGSHRPTPELGQYRVPGVEGLYLVGPFQHPGGGVFGAGRATAQVMAEDLGIDFDGIRVS, from the coding sequence ATGAGCGACGCAGACATCATTGCCATCGGTTCGGGCCATAACGGCCTGGTCGCCGCAGCCTATCTGGCAGTGGCTGGCAAGAAGGTGCTGGTGCTGGAACGCAATGACTGGTTCGGCGGCGGCGTGGTGACGCGCGAACTGACGCGGCCCGGCTTCCGGCACGATCAGCATTCGATGAGCCATATCTTCATCCAGGGCAATCCGCTGCTGCTGAATGACGATCTGGGGCTGAAGTCGAAATACGGCCTGCGCTACGTCTTCCCCGACGTGCCGATGATGAGCGTGTGGGAAGATGGCGCTACCTTGCCACTGCATCGCGATCCGGCGAAATCGGCCGAAGCGATCCGCAAGTTCTCCCACAAGGATGCGGAGACTTTCCTCGAGATGTCGCGCCAGGCCGCCCAATGGCTGCCGATGATCCAGGCGGGGCTCTATTCCCCGCCCATGCCGCTGGGCGCGCAGACGGCGATGATGGACCAGAGCGCCGAGGGGCGCGAGATCATGCGCACCATGGCCGTCAGCACTTTCGACCTGATGGAAGAGCTGTTCGAGCATGATAAGGTGAAGGCCCATTTCGGCCGCGTAGCGGGCGAAAACCTCGTCAGCCCGGACGAGAAGGCCACCGGCATCGGTGCCTATGTGTTCCTTGGCTTCCTTGAGAAGTTCGGTTTCGGCGTGCCGGTGGGCGGATCGGGCAGTCTCACTGCCGCACTGATCGCCTGTATCGAGGATCACGGCGGAAAGGTGCTGAACAATTCGCAGGTGCGCGAGATCGTGACCGACGGCACGCGCGCCACCGGCGTGGTGCTGGACGATGGCTCGCGCCTTTCCGCGAAGGATGGGATCATCGGCGCAATCCATCCGCACATCCTGCCCGATCTGGTCGCGGCCCTGCCCGCCCATGTCGCGAAGAATGCGAAGCGCACACATATCACTGATGCGGCCTGCTTCACGGTTCATGCCGCGCTGGATGCGCCGATGAAGTTCAAGGCCAAAAACAGCGAGGGTGGCGACATCTCTGCCGTGATGTATGAGCTGATGCCCGCCAGGTATGAGGATATGCGCCGCGCGTTTGACGAGCTGCGCTATGGCAATTTCTCACCCACGCCGCTGGTGGGCGTCGGCCAGCTGACCCAGCACGATCCCAGCCGCGCGCCCGAGGGCAAGGCGATCTTCCATGCGTGGGACTATGTTCCCTACACGCGCAAGGATGGCCGTAACTGGGATGAGGCCAAGGGCGAATTCGCCGAGAAGATGATCCGCCGCATGGGCGATTTCATCGAGAACGTGCCCGACGTGGTGCTCGATTATCATTGTGACAGCCCGGTGGATATGGAGCGGACCAGCCCCAGCTTCTTCCGCGGCGATCTGCACGGCATCGCCACCACCACCTATCAGTCCGGCTCCCACCGGCCCACGCCGGAGCTGGGCCAATATCGCGTGCCGGGCGTGGAAGGCCTCTATCTGGTCGGTCCGTTCCAGCATCCAGGCGGCGGCGTGTTCGGCGCCGGGCGCGCCACGGCGCAGGTAATGGCCGAAGACCTCGGCATCGATTTCGACGGGATCCGCGTCTCGTGA
- a CDS encoding nuclear transport factor 2 family protein, with product MKDRKRLRIEAECGKLPLLFASYADNGDHEALAALFTEDCIFARPFQPDFPFYGRDRVQAIFRDRPPILVRHIVTNVLVEVISETEAKGTNYLAMLSSHKSVEPPQEAGGLYVGGFEDHYVKTPEGWKFASRYGQVALHQGGAMPVIPPPTEQARGVGKGE from the coding sequence GTGAAGGACCGGAAACGCCTGCGGATCGAGGCGGAATGCGGCAAATTGCCGCTGCTCTTCGCGAGCTATGCCGACAATGGCGATCACGAGGCGCTTGCGGCCCTGTTCACTGAGGATTGCATCTTCGCTCGCCCGTTCCAGCCGGACTTCCCGTTTTACGGGCGGGATCGGGTGCAGGCGATCTTCCGCGACCGGCCACCGATCCTTGTCCGCCACATCGTCACCAATGTGCTGGTGGAAGTGATTTCGGAGACGGAGGCCAAGGGCACCAACTACCTCGCCATGCTCTCCAGCCACAAATCGGTGGAGCCGCCGCAGGAAGCGGGCGGGCTCTATGTCGGCGGGTTCGAGGATCATTACGTGAAGACGCCCGAAGGGTGGAAATTCGCCAGCCGCTACGGCCAGGTCGCGCTGCATCAGGGCGGCGCGATGCCGGTGATCCCGCCACCTACCGAGCAGGCTCGCGGCGTTGGAAAGGGAGAGTGA
- a CDS encoding nuclear transport factor 2 family protein, translated as MSVTAANADEQLVLDFFEVLSSGDLEKLRGFYHDQSVWEPKVKGIAGAGRHVGMDIIDKFLAPVRGMFHPGDPKVHVHAMFSRDGWVCVESNSTGTTMDGKVYDNDYCWVFEISNGKIDAMREYMDSHYTAKLFGMD; from the coding sequence ATGAGCGTGACCGCAGCCAATGCCGACGAGCAGCTGGTGCTCGATTTCTTCGAAGTGCTGTCCTCGGGCGATCTGGAGAAGCTGCGCGGCTTCTATCACGACCAGTCCGTGTGGGAACCGAAAGTGAAGGGCATCGCCGGGGCCGGGCGCCATGTGGGGATGGACATCATCGACAAGTTCCTCGCCCCGGTGCGCGGCATGTTCCATCCGGGCGATCCCAAGGTCCATGTCCATGCCATGTTCTCAAGAGATGGCTGGGTCTGCGTGGAATCCAATTCCACGGGCACCACGATGGACGGCAAGGTCTATGACAATGACTATTGCTGGGTGTTCGAAATCTCGAACGGCAAGATCGACGCGATGCGGGAATATATGGACAGCCATTATACCGCCAAGCTGTTCGGGATGGACTGA
- a CDS encoding SDR family NAD(P)-dependent oxidoreductase: protein MTKRHEGKTMLVTGAAGAIGYATCEILAREGALVMLVDIDAAKLEERVKALSDAGHTVFGHHADCADEQQVIGYAEAALKAMGRVDGFFNNAGIEGHLAPTHEYEVAEFDRVLHVNLRGMFLGLRYVLPDMVKRGAGAVVNTASIGSERGLAGACAYNAAKHGAVGLTRTAASEVAQKGVRVNCVMPGVIETPLLVGMLEQMFDDVAAGMRKLGEVATLNRVGQPAEVGNVVSFLLSDEASYVNGAKWEIDGGALATIRNDI from the coding sequence ATGACCAAGCGCCACGAAGGCAAGACCATGCTCGTCACCGGCGCGGCCGGTGCCATCGGCTATGCCACCTGCGAAATCCTCGCCCGCGAAGGGGCACTGGTGATGCTGGTGGATATCGATGCGGCAAAGCTGGAAGAACGGGTGAAGGCGCTCAGCGATGCGGGCCACACAGTGTTCGGCCATCACGCCGATTGCGCCGATGAGCAGCAGGTGATCGGTTACGCGGAGGCCGCGCTGAAGGCCATGGGCCGGGTGGACGGCTTCTTCAACAATGCCGGGATCGAAGGGCATCTTGCCCCCACGCACGAATATGAGGTCGCCGAGTTCGACCGGGTACTGCACGTAAATCTGCGCGGCATGTTCCTGGGCCTGCGTTACGTGCTGCCGGACATGGTGAAGCGCGGTGCGGGCGCGGTGGTGAACACCGCCTCCATCGGTTCAGAACGCGGCCTTGCGGGCGCCTGCGCCTATAATGCGGCCAAGCATGGCGCGGTGGGCCTCACCCGCACGGCGGCCAGCGAAGTGGCGCAAAAGGGTGTGCGCGTGAACTGCGTGATGCCCGGCGTGATCGAAACCCCGTTGCTGGTGGGCATGCTGGAGCAGATGTTCGACGATGTGGCCGCCGGTATGCGCAAGCTGGGCGAAGTCGCCACGCTCAACCGCGTGGGCCAGCCCGCCGAAGTGGGCAATGTCGTCAGCTTCCTGCTCTCGGACGAGGCCAGCTACGTCAACGGTGCGAAGTGGGAAATCGACGGCGGCGCGCTGGCGACGATCCGCAACGACATCTGA